A genomic region of Gemmata massiliana contains the following coding sequences:
- a CDS encoding ABC transporter permease, producing MRWYILKALIKKEFARHLANRGGIALAFLLVAAAVLLSVFAPRETAAAGTSMVGGVHHCYVDYDRSSALVEHLRNNVPPDLKAQVVFREIDPAKIGTLLDSPPGTGSIQITTRAEPGKRSTVQIYVWHPDGEPNALAPYEQWLWKESRRAFAAEAAQKLPGATLPAEPAFDSDKWLLIEAHKHFQDQIETVREHEGAAGATPIVPDLVIDRRGLGGKVLDFRAAIATGMVVFALYFACVYLLPTLNCEERERGVLLAQALTPASPTELLVAKFVFYPAFGLGLAATLAAVYKPDVLSSLFFWLALLAVGGGFLGIGMTIAAWAKTQRAAFLGGMCYLLSVSMLLLICSINGIPFLSYLAVEFHGPRILHAALSGAVQTSHWKHLAAALGLAVAWLFAAGWVFKRRGWQ from the coding sequence ATGCGCTGGTACATTCTGAAGGCGCTCATCAAGAAAGAGTTCGCGCGGCACCTGGCGAACCGCGGGGGCATCGCGCTCGCGTTCCTGCTGGTCGCTGCGGCGGTGCTCCTGAGCGTATTCGCCCCCCGGGAAACCGCGGCGGCCGGCACGAGCATGGTCGGCGGCGTCCACCACTGTTACGTCGACTACGACCGGTCGTCGGCGCTAGTCGAGCACTTGCGAAACAACGTCCCTCCGGACTTGAAGGCGCAGGTCGTCTTCCGCGAGATCGACCCGGCGAAAATCGGTACGCTCCTCGATTCGCCGCCCGGCACCGGCTCCATTCAGATCACGACCCGGGCCGAACCGGGGAAGCGGTCCACGGTTCAGATTTACGTGTGGCACCCGGACGGCGAGCCCAACGCACTCGCTCCCTACGAGCAGTGGCTCTGGAAGGAGAGCCGGCGCGCGTTCGCGGCCGAAGCCGCCCAGAAACTGCCGGGCGCAACACTCCCGGCGGAACCGGCCTTTGATTCGGACAAGTGGCTGCTAATCGAAGCCCACAAGCACTTCCAGGACCAGATCGAAACCGTGCGTGAGCATGAGGGAGCGGCGGGAGCCACACCGATCGTACCGGATCTGGTGATCGACCGCCGCGGACTGGGCGGGAAGGTGCTCGACTTCCGCGCCGCGATCGCGACCGGCATGGTGGTGTTCGCGCTGTACTTCGCGTGCGTGTACCTGCTCCCGACGCTCAACTGTGAGGAGCGCGAGCGCGGGGTGCTGCTCGCACAGGCGCTCACCCCGGCCTCGCCGACCGAACTGCTCGTGGCGAAGTTCGTGTTCTATCCCGCGTTCGGGCTGGGGCTCGCGGCTACGCTTGCCGCCGTGTACAAGCCAGACGTGTTATCGAGCCTGTTCTTCTGGCTGGCGCTGTTAGCGGTCGGCGGCGGGTTCCTGGGTATCGGCATGACGATCGCGGCGTGGGCGAAGACGCAGCGGGCCGCGTTCCTCGGCGGGATGTGCTACCTGCTGTCCGTGTCGATGCTGCTGCTCATCTGCTCGATCAACGGAATCCCGTTCCTGTCGTACCTCGCGGTCGAGTTCCACGGCCCGCGCATTCTGCACGCGGCACTGAGCGGCGCAGTGCAAACGTCCCACTGGAAGCACCTGGCCGCGGCGCTGGGGCTGGCGGTCGCGTGGCTGTTCGCGGCGGGTTGGGTGTTCAAGCGCCGCGGATGGCAGTGA
- a CDS encoding S8 family serine peptidase, whose amino-acid sequence MGFPDRSRFGRTRLAVELLEDRTTPTKFAELTLPELVATGAVAGDRVNVVMSANTNTAADAATLAAAPFATSVRALGFGIYSVTLTAGTDLGAAAAYLAARPGVATVTPDVMIQVQRTPNDPSYSSLYGMTKIGAPTAWDSSTGNRNFVVAVIDTGVDYNHPDLAANMWRNSGEIAGNGIDDDRDGYIDDVYGWDFANNDSNPMDDNGHGTHVSGTIGAVGNNGVGVAGVNWNVQIMALKFLSANGSGYTSNAVAALNFAVAHGVKLSNNSWGGGGYDSSLAAAIGRAQAAGHIFVAAAGNSGQNIDSIASYPASYIQSYNNVVTVAATDSNDNLASFSNYGASSVTLAAPGVGILSTTPNNTYSSYSGTSMAAPHVTGAIALYWSANPTLTYSQVIAKLKSSVDPVAGLSGKVSTGGRLNVGKMFASTSPPPAVSTGPKVTAATFSGATATQLDKVRVTFDRAINAATFTAADIVGLTGPNGAITASYSVVAVAGSNNTQFDILFGAQTVAGSYSLTFGPNIADSNGKLMDQNGNGTLGEATADRYTATGALVLNVTKTYSATGLPLAIRDYMTTTSTINITDAISISDLNVKVNLTHTYDSDLVITLTSPTVNGVAGKTVTLFNRRGGSGDNLTNTTFDDEAAIAIANGAAPFNGTFRADALLSSFDGLNAQGAWTLKVTDMAAYDTGSLTGWSLVVNGTTGAGPSGKSMALGFHDDLALAHETPAPITFDAAPIAVEVSAPARGASTSSFIVDYGTSSARAPLSWMAPEAERRSSAWADTARGETDTSFTPRATRFANRDASDSPHAVAVAALDCAPEVSASDSGSVIDFFFDAEV is encoded by the coding sequence ATGGGCTTCCCTGACCGGTCGCGCTTTGGCCGCACGCGCCTCGCCGTGGAGCTGCTCGAAGACCGCACAACGCCCACCAAATTCGCCGAACTGACGCTGCCGGAACTCGTCGCCACGGGAGCGGTCGCCGGGGACCGCGTGAACGTGGTCATGAGCGCGAACACCAACACCGCCGCGGACGCGGCCACTCTTGCCGCCGCGCCGTTCGCCACGAGCGTGCGGGCGCTCGGGTTCGGGATCTACAGTGTGACGCTAACCGCGGGCACCGACCTCGGTGCCGCCGCCGCCTACCTCGCCGCGCGCCCCGGGGTCGCCACGGTCACGCCCGACGTGATGATCCAGGTCCAGCGCACGCCCAACGACCCGTCGTACTCGTCGCTCTACGGGATGACGAAGATCGGCGCCCCGACCGCGTGGGACTCCAGCACCGGGAACCGGAACTTCGTCGTCGCGGTCATCGACACCGGCGTGGACTACAACCACCCGGACCTCGCCGCGAACATGTGGCGGAACTCCGGCGAGATCGCCGGGAACGGCATCGACGACGACCGCGACGGGTACATCGACGACGTGTACGGCTGGGACTTCGCCAACAACGATAGTAACCCGATGGACGACAACGGGCACGGCACACACGTGTCCGGCACCATCGGCGCGGTGGGCAACAACGGCGTCGGCGTCGCGGGGGTGAACTGGAACGTCCAGATCATGGCGCTCAAGTTCCTCAGCGCAAACGGGAGCGGGTACACGAGCAACGCTGTCGCCGCGCTCAACTTCGCGGTGGCGCACGGGGTGAAGCTCTCGAACAATAGTTGGGGCGGCGGGGGCTACGACAGCTCGCTGGCCGCGGCGATCGGGCGCGCGCAGGCCGCGGGGCACATCTTCGTCGCCGCCGCGGGGAACAGCGGGCAGAACATCGACAGCATCGCGAGCTACCCCGCGAGCTACATCCAGAGTTACAACAATGTCGTTACGGTCGCCGCGACCGACAGCAACGACAACCTCGCGAGCTTCTCGAACTACGGGGCCAGTTCCGTCACGCTCGCCGCGCCTGGCGTGGGCATCCTGAGCACCACCCCGAACAACACGTACAGCAGCTACAGCGGCACCTCAATGGCCGCGCCGCACGTCACGGGGGCCATCGCGCTGTACTGGAGCGCGAACCCGACGCTCACCTACTCCCAGGTGATCGCCAAACTGAAGAGTTCCGTGGACCCGGTCGCCGGCCTGAGCGGGAAGGTCTCCACGGGCGGCCGCCTGAACGTCGGGAAGATGTTCGCATCCACCAGCCCGCCGCCGGCCGTCTCGACCGGTCCCAAGGTGACCGCCGCGACCTTCAGCGGCGCTACGGCCACGCAACTCGACAAGGTGCGAGTCACCTTCGATCGGGCCATCAACGCGGCCACCTTCACCGCGGCCGATATCGTCGGCCTCACGGGACCGAACGGCGCGATCACGGCGAGCTACAGCGTCGTGGCTGTGGCCGGGTCGAACAACACGCAGTTCGACATCCTCTTCGGCGCCCAAACGGTCGCCGGGAGCTACTCGCTCACGTTCGGGCCGAACATCGCCGACTCGAACGGCAAGTTGATGGACCAGAACGGCAACGGCACCCTGGGCGAAGCGACCGCGGACCGGTACACCGCGACGGGCGCGCTCGTTCTGAACGTCACCAAGACGTACTCCGCGACCGGGCTGCCGCTGGCGATCCGTGACTACATGACGACGACCTCGACCATCAACATCACCGACGCCATCAGCATCAGTGACCTGAACGTGAAGGTGAACCTCACGCACACCTACGACAGCGACCTGGTCATCACGCTGACGTCCCCGACCGTGAACGGCGTGGCGGGCAAGACGGTGACGCTGTTCAACCGGCGCGGCGGCAGCGGCGACAACCTCACCAACACCACGTTCGACGACGAAGCGGCGATCGCGATCGCGAACGGCGCGGCCCCGTTCAACGGCACGTTCCGGGCCGACGCGCTGCTCTCCTCGTTCGACGGGTTGAACGCGCAGGGCGCATGGACGCTGAAGGTGACCGACATGGCTGCCTACGACACGGGCAGCTTGACCGGGTGGTCGCTGGTCGTTAACGGGACCACGGGTGCCGGCCCCAGCGGGAAGTCGATGGCCCTCGGGTTCCACGACGATTTGGCCCTCGCGCACGAGACCCCCGCGCCGATCACGTTCGACGCGGCCCCGATCGCGGTGGAAGTGAGCGCGCCGGCCCGCGGCGCCTCGACCTCGTCGTTCATCGTGGACTACGGCACGTCGAGTGCCCGCGCGCCGCTCTCGTGGATGGCGCCGGAAGCCGAGCGCCGATCGTCCGCGTGGGCGGACACGGCTCGGGGCGAAACGGACACGAGCTTCACACCGCGCGCGACCCGTTTCGCGAACCGCGACGCCTCTGATTCGCCGCACGCTGTGGCAGTCGCGGCGCTCGACTGCGCGCCGGAAGTGTCGGCATCCGATTCCGGTAGCGTGATCGACTTCTTCTTCGACGCGGAAGTCTAA
- a CDS encoding HDOD domain-containing protein, with translation MSLLLLRAPRTERPSQTGSRRITVTDLDRADTYPTLSDTTVRVMGMANRTDVSVAEVAGLVRRDAVLAAGVLRAANSCALRGARAIEDVQQAVLRMGLQECCKLLSTMGVKTVYNRCSAAVQDRCDVILRHSLFVARLASGLSKDADIGQSGAAFTAGLLHDIGRLVACVKCPDDADAARLLTADESEDTPRLEREHLGSDHCSIGHAFAVRNKLPDTIARAILNHHRPAEETAHRELVALIAVAERLAAHVQRKHNIVGYNLVACPHFPVLARGWTPIRAAAFHKALPGTVVQAMRDTRAMLKSCA, from the coding sequence ATGTCGCTCCTATTGCTCCGAGCCCCGCGAACCGAGCGCCCGTCTCAAACCGGCTCCCGCAGAATCACCGTCACCGATCTCGATCGCGCGGACACGTACCCGACGCTCTCGGACACCACGGTGCGCGTAATGGGAATGGCCAACCGCACAGACGTATCGGTTGCCGAGGTCGCGGGACTCGTGCGTCGCGACGCGGTGCTCGCGGCCGGTGTACTGCGTGCGGCGAACAGTTGCGCGCTCCGGGGCGCGCGGGCGATCGAGGACGTGCAGCAGGCCGTTCTGCGGATGGGGCTACAAGAGTGCTGCAAGCTGCTCAGCACGATGGGCGTGAAGACCGTGTACAACCGCTGTTCGGCAGCCGTTCAAGATCGGTGCGACGTGATTCTGAGGCATTCACTGTTCGTCGCCCGGCTCGCGTCCGGACTCAGTAAGGACGCGGACATCGGGCAGTCCGGTGCGGCGTTCACCGCGGGCCTGCTCCACGACATCGGGCGCCTGGTCGCGTGCGTGAAGTGCCCGGACGACGCGGACGCGGCGCGCCTGCTGACCGCGGACGAGAGCGAGGACACTCCCCGACTCGAGCGTGAGCACTTGGGCAGCGATCACTGCTCGATCGGCCACGCCTTCGCGGTCCGCAACAAGCTCCCGGACACCATCGCCCGGGCCATCTTGAACCACCACCGCCCGGCCGAGGAAACCGCCCACCGCGAACTGGTCGCGCTGATCGCAGTCGCCGAGCGGCTCGCGGCCCACGTTCAGCGGAAGCACAACATCGTCGGGTACAACTTGGTCGCGTGCCCGCACTTCCCGGTCCTGGCGCGGGGGTGGACCCCGATCCGCGCCGCCGCGTTCCACAAGGCGCTACCGGGTACCGTCGTGCAGGCCATGCGCGACACCCGCGCCATGCTGAAGTCGTGCGCGTAA
- a CDS encoding leucine-rich repeat domain-containing protein, translated as MPARTHLLVPLFALVLTLTPTSRAWSRHAPVPRDAIPGAPVPTPAQVEEAKALFKELGCSHHQRYAPGARGVVDIFTFRCEVTAADLKRVPNLPFAFGLDLRSRSMSDALLKELKGLTNLAALELTSTQVTDMGLRELKGLTGLVILDLHGLPVTDVGLRELKGLTNLTYLTLSHTSVTDAGLEDLRGLTNLAFLLLDSTAVTDAGLKELKGLTNLMYLSLDDAKVTGQGFRELKGLTSLTMLGLYGSSVTAADLKELKGLTSLTILDLGRTKVTDAGLAELKGLTNLSKLHLRSTRLTGAGFQELKGLNNLTYLDLDGASITDEGLQGLKGLTNLNFLSIRGSAVTNVGLKELKGLSNLVTLDLGHTGITDAGLKELKMLPSLSNLYLGRTQVTNAGLKEFRGFPKLTNLYLARTKVTDQGLKELHGFSQLTQLDFFRTKVTGAGIRELQTALPHCKIRN; from the coding sequence ATGCCGGCCCGCACACATCTGTTGGTTCCGTTGTTCGCTTTGGTGCTCACGCTGACACCCACCAGCCGGGCTTGGTCCCGGCACGCACCGGTTCCGAGGGACGCGATTCCGGGGGCGCCGGTCCCGACCCCGGCACAGGTGGAAGAGGCCAAGGCACTATTTAAGGAGCTCGGGTGCTCGCACCATCAACGGTACGCACCCGGTGCCCGGGGCGTCGTGGACATCTTCACGTTTCGGTGCGAGGTCACGGCCGCAGATTTGAAGCGGGTGCCGAACCTACCGTTCGCGTTCGGGCTGGATCTCCGTTCCCGATCGATGAGCGACGCGCTGCTCAAGGAGCTCAAGGGGCTCACCAATCTCGCCGCACTCGAACTCACCAGCACACAGGTAACAGATATGGGGCTCCGGGAGCTCAAGGGGCTCACCGGGCTCGTCATACTGGACCTCCACGGCCTTCCCGTAACGGACGTGGGACTTCGGGAACTCAAAGGACTCACCAACCTCACCTACCTGACTCTCAGCCACACGAGCGTGACTGACGCGGGACTCGAAGACCTCCGCGGACTCACTAATCTCGCTTTTCTATTACTCGACTCCACCGCGGTGACGGACGCAGGGCTCAAGGAACTCAAGGGGCTCACCAACCTCATGTACTTGTCCCTCGACGACGCGAAGGTAACAGGTCAGGGGTTCCGGGAACTCAAGGGGCTTACCAGCCTCACCATGTTAGGTCTCTATGGCTCCTCGGTGACGGCCGCGGACCTCAAGGAATTGAAGGGGCTCACCAGCCTCACCATACTGGACTTGGGTCGCACGAAGGTGACGGACGCGGGGCTTGCGGAACTCAAGGGGCTTACCAACCTCTCCAAACTGCATCTCAGATCCACGCGATTAACCGGTGCCGGCTTCCAGGAACTCAAGGGGCTCAACAATCTCACCTACCTGGACCTCGACGGCGCTTCCATCACGGATGAGGGACTTCAGGGGCTCAAAGGGCTTACCAATCTCAACTTCCTGAGCATCCGCGGTTCCGCGGTGACGAACGTGGGGCTCAAAGAGCTCAAGGGGCTCAGTAACCTCGTCACACTCGATCTGGGCCACACGGGAATAACGGATGCGGGGCTCAAAGAACTCAAAATGCTCCCGAGCTTATCCAACCTGTACCTCGGCCGCACGCAGGTAACGAACGCGGGGCTCAAAGAGTTCCGTGGCTTCCCCAAACTGACCAACCTGTATCTCGCCCGCACGAAGGTGACCGATCAAGGGCTCAAAGAGCTCCACGGGTTCTCCCAACTCACCCAACTGGATTTCTTCCGTACCAAGGTGACGGGCGCAGGAATTCGGGAACTACAAACTGCCCTGCCTCATTGCAAGATCCGTAATTAA
- a CDS encoding DUF1501 domain-containing protein has product MLDNANQFCRRTRREFLWETGAGFGALGLTGLMGTDPLLANDVKGGIKFSNPMAPRKPMIPAKAKAVIFLFMYGGPSQVDTFDEKPELAKLDGKTIPVKTFGRGGHKNTGRVVGPKFAFKNYGKCGKRVSDLFPNVGTCVDDIAFLHSMYAESPIHGSGLMMMNSGRLLSGSPCLGSWVTYGLGSENENLPGFVVMLDHSGGPINGPKNWSSGYMPAAYQGVQIRADKTPIHDLALPEGTTRAQQRDLLDRLKEKNEQHLSARADNSELMARIASYELAFKMQEHAPEAVDFSKETAETKALYGIDEKRTEDFGRKCLLARRLVERGVRFVQIYSGGNHNDHNWDAHGDLVKNHSLHAGNTDKPIAGLLKDLKRRGLLDSTIVIWSGEFGRQPTAEYAQGTGRDHNAYGFTSWMAGGGIKGGISVGTTDELGNFAVDDRFHVKNLHATVLQQMGLDPNKLTYFYGGLDQKLVGVEGAEPIKQLI; this is encoded by the coding sequence ATGCTCGATAACGCGAACCAATTCTGCCGCCGCACCCGGCGCGAGTTCCTGTGGGAGACCGGGGCCGGGTTCGGAGCGCTCGGGCTCACGGGGCTGATGGGCACCGACCCACTCCTCGCGAACGACGTGAAGGGGGGCATTAAGTTCTCGAACCCGATGGCCCCGCGGAAGCCGATGATCCCGGCCAAGGCCAAGGCGGTGATCTTCCTGTTCATGTACGGCGGGCCGAGCCAAGTCGACACGTTTGACGAGAAGCCCGAACTCGCGAAGCTCGACGGGAAGACGATCCCGGTCAAGACGTTCGGGCGCGGCGGGCACAAGAACACGGGGCGCGTGGTCGGGCCGAAGTTCGCGTTCAAGAACTACGGCAAGTGCGGCAAGCGCGTGTCCGACCTGTTCCCCAACGTCGGCACGTGCGTGGATGACATCGCGTTCCTGCACTCGATGTACGCGGAGTCCCCGATCCACGGGTCCGGGTTGATGATGATGAACAGCGGGCGCCTGCTCTCGGGCAGCCCGTGCCTCGGTTCCTGGGTGACCTACGGCCTGGGCAGCGAGAACGAGAACCTGCCCGGGTTCGTGGTGATGCTCGACCACAGCGGCGGGCCGATCAACGGGCCGAAGAACTGGTCCAGCGGGTACATGCCGGCCGCGTACCAGGGCGTACAGATCCGCGCCGACAAGACCCCGATCCACGACCTCGCGCTCCCCGAGGGCACCACGCGCGCCCAGCAGCGCGACCTGCTCGACCGGCTCAAGGAGAAGAACGAGCAGCACCTATCCGCGCGTGCGGACAACTCGGAGCTGATGGCCCGCATCGCGAGCTACGAGCTGGCGTTCAAGATGCAGGAGCACGCGCCGGAAGCCGTGGACTTCTCGAAGGAAACCGCGGAGACGAAGGCGCTCTACGGCATCGACGAGAAGCGGACCGAGGACTTCGGCCGCAAGTGCCTGCTCGCCCGGCGCCTCGTCGAGCGCGGCGTCCGGTTCGTCCAGATCTACAGCGGCGGGAACCACAACGACCACAACTGGGACGCCCACGGCGACCTGGTGAAGAACCACTCGCTGCACGCGGGCAACACGGACAAGCCGATCGCGGGGCTGCTCAAGGATCTGAAGCGGCGCGGGCTGCTCGACAGCACGATCGTGATCTGGAGCGGCGAGTTCGGGCGCCAGCCCACGGCGGAGTACGCCCAGGGTACCGGGCGCGACCACAACGCCTACGGGTTCACCTCTTGGATGGCCGGCGGTGGCATCAAGGGCGGGATCAGCGTCGGCACGACGGACGAACTCGGGAACTTCGCGGTGGACGACCGGTTCCACGTGAAGAACCTGCACGCGACCGTGCTCCAGCAGATGGGGCTTGACCCGAACAAACTGACGTACTTCTACGGCGGGCTGGACCAGAAGCTCGTCGGCGTCGAGGGCGCCGAGCCGATTAAGCAACTCATCTAG